The proteins below come from a single Anderseniella sp. Alg231-50 genomic window:
- a CDS encoding glycosyl transferase family 90, whose protein sequence is MKYPIDLSRLASLLRRPLHWQTDRAISLTVSRASGRSARIKFFDKPMYRRGVLEVERTSKGFNIYTDRKSGRRLGQTFRNRAPWVLELLQHPDCIATKTIVCIGEGVTSEDADHHLMIAFCATPGQAAALIPDYSFLQTKGYADLRQWADLNWQEWTSRDPTVLWRGATTGSGDLSNPEMIPDQLLPRIQLCLLAKKIPGTDMKITDIVQSKSPDLDRDRLAQAGIMGTRVPVEAWARHKFAIDIDGNSNSFGTMLCRLILGCCVLKVGSSENWCQWFYDSLVPWVHFIPIESDLSDLKQTIAWCREHDAECRQIAANGRTLANEIAYEAEKKAAVQRINAAFARSA, encoded by the coding sequence ATGAAGTACCCGATTGATCTGTCCCGGCTTGCATCGCTACTGCGGAGGCCCCTGCACTGGCAAACTGATCGGGCCATTTCGTTGACAGTGTCACGGGCCAGTGGCAGGTCCGCGAGGATAAAGTTTTTCGACAAGCCTATGTATCGCCGGGGGGTGCTGGAGGTCGAACGAACGTCCAAGGGCTTCAATATCTACACCGACCGCAAGAGTGGGAGACGGTTGGGACAAACATTCAGAAATCGTGCACCTTGGGTGCTGGAATTGCTGCAGCACCCCGATTGCATCGCAACAAAGACCATTGTCTGTATTGGTGAGGGCGTCACCTCCGAGGATGCGGATCATCATCTCATGATTGCATTTTGCGCCACGCCTGGGCAGGCCGCAGCTCTCATTCCGGATTATTCGTTTCTACAGACAAAGGGTTATGCAGACCTCCGTCAATGGGCTGATCTCAACTGGCAGGAATGGACATCACGCGACCCAACGGTACTCTGGCGAGGTGCAACGACCGGCTCCGGCGATTTAAGCAACCCCGAGATGATCCCCGATCAACTGCTTCCACGGATTCAACTATGCCTGTTGGCGAAAAAAATCCCTGGAACCGACATGAAGATCACCGATATCGTTCAATCGAAAAGTCCCGATTTGGACCGGGATCGCCTCGCGCAAGCCGGGATCATGGGCACGCGCGTGCCGGTGGAGGCCTGGGCACGGCACAAATTCGCAATTGACATCGACGGCAACTCGAACTCGTTCGGCACAATGCTGTGCCGTCTAATTCTCGGCTGCTGCGTGCTTAAGGTGGGCTCGTCCGAAAACTGGTGCCAGTGGTTCTATGATTCACTTGTACCATGGGTGCATTTCATTCCGATAGAGTCGGACCTTTCCGACCTCAAGCAAACGATCGCATGGTGTCGCGAACACGATGCGGAGTGCCGGCAGATCGCAGCCAATGGACGGACCCTCGCAAACGAGATCGCCTACGAAGCCGAGAAGAAAGCTGCCGTTCAGCGCATCAATGCGGCCTTTGCGCGGTCCGCCTGA
- a CDS encoding class I SAM-dependent methyltransferase — MRKRKLPDLDLQGFSWAFAKSLFEASGHKEGTLLSIISGSPARAREIKAQVKFIRANIKEGDRVLEIGTNCGHFSYLASLLGATSIVTIELREECAPAIEMLLAERAGITSIIGDSAHVVPQLRGPFDVAWVDGSHSMASALKDLRNCAGKSPLLLVDDYNNTSVREAVAAFIADSEYVLDSVSNSKRIIAKLINPEGQSTP; from the coding sequence ATGCGCAAACGTAAATTGCCAGACTTGGACCTCCAGGGGTTTTCATGGGCTTTTGCGAAGTCACTGTTTGAAGCCAGCGGACATAAAGAGGGAACACTGCTGTCTATTATCTCCGGAAGCCCCGCGCGCGCGCGCGAAATCAAAGCTCAGGTGAAATTCATTCGCGCAAACATAAAGGAGGGTGACCGAGTTCTTGAAATCGGCACCAATTGTGGGCACTTCTCCTACTTGGCGTCCCTTTTAGGGGCAACGTCAATCGTCACCATCGAGCTACGTGAGGAGTGTGCCCCTGCGATAGAAATGTTGTTAGCTGAACGAGCCGGGATTACGTCAATCATCGGTGATAGCGCCCATGTGGTGCCACAACTCCGCGGGCCTTTCGACGTTGCCTGGGTAGACGGCTCTCATTCTATGGCGTCGGCCCTCAAGGATTTACGGAACTGTGCCGGCAAATCACCGCTGCTTCTGGTCGACGATTACAACAATACCTCAGTTCGCGAGGCAGTTGCCGCATTCATCGCCGATAGTGAGTACGTGCTTGATTCTGTCTCCAATAGCAAACGGATAATTGCGAAGCTGATCAACCCCGAGGGTCAATCCACACCATGA
- a CDS encoding class I SAM-dependent methyltransferase, giving the protein MERRLHRLLGWLKFPSNAATARPAGALPPERLRRRVAGNPDANWFDQSGRQSVDDYRRALGRIGRRFEDFERVLDFGCGCGRVLRWLNDLPATTSVHGCDIDPEATEWLRSELPQFAILSNEPLPGLDYPSTHFDLVLCHSVFTHLDETYQDAWLQELSRVTADDAILLISFMGEHVFARRMQKEANRGADPKLLRARRDKHGLLFLPDEDVGLPDFYQSAYHATWYIFQHWSRYFDVLAHVERGALNYQDLLLLKRPRRTKQSD; this is encoded by the coding sequence ATGGAGCGCCGTTTGCATCGCCTGCTTGGCTGGCTCAAATTCCCTTCGAATGCTGCGACAGCGCGGCCTGCCGGCGCGCTACCACCGGAACGGCTCCGCAGGAGAGTGGCCGGGAACCCGGACGCCAACTGGTTTGATCAATCTGGTCGGCAGTCGGTCGACGACTATCGCCGGGCTCTCGGGCGAATCGGACGACGTTTCGAGGATTTCGAGCGTGTGCTGGACTTCGGTTGCGGCTGCGGTCGCGTGTTGCGCTGGCTCAACGATCTGCCCGCCACGACGTCAGTGCACGGATGTGACATCGATCCCGAGGCCACGGAGTGGCTCCGATCAGAATTACCTCAATTCGCGATACTCAGTAACGAGCCCCTCCCGGGCCTCGACTACCCATCCACGCATTTCGATCTTGTGCTCTGTCACAGCGTGTTCACGCACCTAGATGAGACCTACCAGGATGCCTGGCTCCAGGAGTTGAGCCGCGTCACTGCCGACGACGCGATACTTTTGATCAGTTTTATGGGAGAGCACGTCTTCGCGAGGCGTATGCAGAAAGAAGCCAATCGAGGGGCGGATCCGAAACTCCTGCGAGCGCGACGAGACAAACACGGCCTTCTGTTCTTACCTGATGAAGACGTTGGGCTTCCCGATTTTTACCAATCGGCGTATCACGCGACGTGGTATATCTTCCAACATTGGAGCCGGTACTTCGACGTCCTGGCTCACGTCGAGCGCGGAGCACTCAACTACCAGGACCTCCTGCTGCTGAAGCGGCCACGCCGGACGAAGCAATCTGATTAA
- a CDS encoding PqqD family peptide modification chaperone: MYTLKGDQSACRFIDREAVMINAETSAYYSLNQTGSFVLRELIVSSRSPVEISSTMESHFGKNSGELEGDIQDAIAVLEAEGLILKAGDNAEAKFIDGGDDVDLPEIYEKPILERHGELEQLILSGE, encoded by the coding sequence ATGTATACGCTTAAAGGGGACCAATCAGCTTGCCGTTTTATCGATCGAGAAGCGGTGATGATTAACGCTGAAACTTCAGCCTATTACAGCTTGAATCAAACAGGTTCTTTCGTCTTGCGCGAGCTGATCGTTTCCAGTCGTAGCCCGGTCGAAATATCAAGCACGATGGAGAGTCATTTTGGTAAGAATTCCGGGGAATTGGAGGGCGACATCCAAGACGCCATCGCAGTGCTGGAAGCCGAAGGCCTTATCCTGAAAGCTGGAGACAACGCAGAAGCGAAGTTCATTGACGGTGGCGATGACGTCGATTTGCCCGAAATATACGAGAAGCCCATTTTGGAACGCCACGGGGAACTCGAGCAGCTAATTCTTAGCGGTGAGTGA
- a CDS encoding nucleotidyltransferase family protein: MIGNTPAPLARLKFSRLPAHGYQSILKDIAAKGRNIATVKIAREDRLFRRFPNPSWAWPSGPTDQLICAAVCPDRDRALATFRQWICNQKIEETEFREQRLLAAVAHRFGRELADLPQYDDLVKLQRQLWTTSSMSVATATPVLRRLEGAGIVPMLIKGGARIALRPDEQLARVSYDLDIVVKSGDFAEAIELLFEEGWSYVRGESRLRIAPRIRNIRSLNFFKGLFGDIDLHQWAFRSAAPDLELEDDLWKKSQKADFFGVTVLVPCPSDRIALAIGHSGRESHDHSDWLVDCARFLMENNMDWDRLAKTLDRTGSAVPAQCAFSYLERHLGCSIPSDFMAQLFDNRGSSYLSRVSSVLRAKPRTDWNLVSMAGRGVALAIDRRREKKAAGTGPTIVGRVTTHAIKDGVSHTPAEEKVQLFKIDDQRNHHCQFKLEVEIDRPGTTRSIEFELNTDTRHLVGLRARTFWRRSGVVILRFSGSLDLLVEDQSIWLEARPSRHLRGNETQEFADRYKPLAVRAHFFRIEPPLDG, from the coding sequence ATGATTGGAAACACCCCGGCACCGCTTGCCAGGCTGAAGTTTAGTCGGTTGCCAGCTCATGGTTATCAGTCCATATTGAAAGACATTGCAGCGAAAGGACGGAACATCGCAACAGTTAAGATTGCCCGCGAAGACCGTCTTTTCCGCCGGTTTCCCAATCCGAGTTGGGCATGGCCGTCGGGACCAACGGATCAGTTGATCTGTGCAGCGGTTTGTCCTGATCGGGATCGTGCGCTTGCTACATTTAGACAATGGATCTGCAATCAGAAAATTGAAGAGACGGAATTCCGCGAACAGCGCCTTCTAGCAGCCGTTGCTCATCGCTTTGGAAGGGAGCTGGCAGATCTTCCCCAGTATGACGACCTTGTGAAGTTGCAACGGCAGTTGTGGACGACGTCAAGCATGTCAGTTGCAACGGCAACACCAGTTCTGCGCAGGCTTGAGGGGGCGGGCATTGTCCCGATGCTTATCAAAGGTGGTGCCCGGATTGCGTTGCGTCCCGACGAGCAGCTTGCCAGAGTGTCTTATGACCTGGATATCGTCGTTAAATCTGGCGACTTCGCAGAGGCGATTGAGTTGCTTTTTGAGGAAGGTTGGAGCTACGTCCGGGGTGAGTCCCGACTCCGTATCGCGCCACGAATACGTAACATTCGGTCCCTGAATTTTTTCAAAGGGCTGTTTGGAGATATCGACCTGCACCAATGGGCATTTAGAAGTGCAGCACCGGATTTGGAGTTGGAAGACGACCTTTGGAAGAAGTCACAAAAAGCAGATTTTTTCGGGGTTACGGTTTTGGTACCATGTCCATCGGACCGGATTGCCCTGGCGATCGGTCATAGCGGTCGAGAATCACATGATCACAGCGATTGGTTGGTCGATTGCGCTCGGTTTCTGATGGAAAACAACATGGATTGGGACAGGCTAGCCAAAACGCTGGATCGTACTGGATCAGCGGTTCCGGCGCAGTGTGCCTTCAGCTATCTGGAAAGACATCTCGGGTGTTCCATACCTTCGGATTTTATGGCGCAGTTATTTGACAACCGGGGGTCAAGTTACCTTTCGCGTGTTTCTTCAGTGCTGCGAGCAAAGCCGCGGACGGACTGGAATCTGGTGTCAATGGCTGGGCGTGGAGTTGCCCTGGCAATCGACAGGAGGCGCGAGAAAAAGGCCGCTGGGACCGGGCCTACGATAGTTGGGCGAGTCACTACGCACGCCATAAAGGACGGCGTTTCTCACACACCTGCGGAAGAGAAAGTTCAGCTTTTCAAAATTGACGATCAGCGAAATCATCATTGCCAGTTCAAGCTTGAGGTGGAGATTGACCGTCCCGGCACTACCCGATCCATCGAGTTTGAATTGAATACGGATACCCGGCACTTGGTGGGGCTTCGAGCGCGAACCTTTTGGCGCCGATCGGGGGTTGTGATTTTGCGATTTAGCGGATCACTGGATCTGCTGGTCGAAGACCAAAGTATCTGGTTGGAGGCCCGCCCAAGTCGTCACCTCAGGGGGAACGAAACGCAAGAATTTGCTGATCGATACAAGCCGCTTGCGGTCAGGGCACATTTTTTCAGGATTGAACCGCCATTGGATGGTTGA